GGATCCTCGACCACCGGCCCCCGTCGTTCGCCGGCTTTCAGGTGGCTCGAAGTCGGGCACTGGAAGCGTCGGCGCACGGCGCTGCCGACCACCTCGCGCCTCGCGCGCCCGCACCCCGGGCGAAGATGCGGGGACTCGCCGGGTGAGCGCACGGAATCTTCGCCAACCTCCACGTTGACGCACCCCCGAGCTTGACCGAGTCTACGCGCCGCTCGAGCGCGCCGGAGTGCGCGACGAGCGCGCGATGCCGGCAGATTTCCACGCGTGTGGGCCCGGCATGCGGTCTGCAGTCGTGGAAGCGTCCGCCTTCTGAGGCGACACCGGTGGTGCGGCGCTCTGCCGCGCGGGCGCGGTGGATGAAGCCGCCGCGAGCCCCGGAGGGCGGAGATTCGCGTGGAACGTTTCACACAAGGGGTGAGTGGAAATGAGTCGAGTGATCGGGATTCTTGCAGTGGCGCTCTTGCTGCTAGGTGTTGCCGGCGCGGTTTCCGCGCAGACGGCGAACCAGCGTCTCACCGGAATGACCGGTATCGGCTACTTCCGATCCAACAGCGTCGGCCCCGACATCGTCGGCGTCCGTCACTGGATGAACGAGGGCATGGCCGTGGACTTCGGAGTCGGCCTCGGCTTCGATAACCACAATGACGACCCGTCGAGCACGGCGCTCGAGGACACCGGGCTGTTGGACTTCGCCTTCGACGTGGGCCTCCCCGTGGCGATCCACGGCGAGGAGAACATGATCGTCTACCTGCGCCCGGGCTTGACCGTCGGCGGCCTCCAGGGCTTCGTCCCCAACGCCACCGATCCGGCCGCAGAGAGCGACAAGGCCTATGACATCGCCTTCCGTGGCGAAGTGGCCGTGGGCGGAGAGTTCTTCCTGGGTCAGCTGGGCTGGCCGAACCTGAGCTTCTCCGGCCAGATTGGCCTGGGCGTCGACGTGCTGTCCCCGAAGGAAGAGGGCGCCACCACGAGCGTGAGCTTCAACACGGACGTTCGCGACGTGAGCATCACGCAGTCCGGGAGCCTGGGCTTCCACATCTACTTCTAGTCCTGGCTCACGACGAGCAGCGACGCTGCGACCGCTCGGGCCTCTCCACGTGGAGAGGCCCTTTGTTTTTGCGCGCACGGCAGCTGGCATTGACCGCCGCCGTTGGGCCTCCTTATAGTTGAGGCGATGCGCGCCCGCCCTGGTTTGCCGAGGAGGCCGCCGCTGTGATCCGCGTGCAGGTCGCCAGTCTCGCCATGGACCAGACGACGCACAATCCCGTCGTGTTGCTGGAGGCACCGGAGGACAAGGAAGCAGGCGTTCTCCCCATCTGGATCGGCCACCCGGAGGCCACGGCGATCGCCAGCCAGCTCTATGGCCACACCTTCGAGCGGCCCCTGACGCACGACCTGCTGCGCATCGTCATCGAGGGTCTGGAGGCGCGGGTGAAGAAGGTGCTGATCACCGAGCTGCGCGGTAACACCTTCTTCGCCAAGATCTACATCGCCCGGGGCGACGAGATCTTCGCCATCGACGCCCGCCCTAGCGATTCCATCGCCCTGGCGTTGCGCGCCCACGCTCCCATCTACGTCGACCGCGAGCTCTTCCGCCGCAGCAGCCGGCCGCTCAACCTGGGGAAGGGGACGCCTGGTCCGGAAGCCGACGACGATCCGCTGCGCAAGTATCTGGACGACCCGGACCCCCCGGGCGACCTCAACCTCTAGAATCCCGCGCTCGGCGCGGCAGCACTGGGAGGCCCTCGTGCTCTACCGCTTCGGCGAGTCCGAGCCGTGGCTCGGCCGGGAGGTGTTCGTGGCCCCGTCCGCCACGGTCCTGGGAGCCGTGCGTCTTGGCTCGCAGTCGAGCGTGTGGTTCGGCACCGTGCTGCGCGGCGACGTCGGCCGGATCGAGGTGGGCGAGCGCAGCAACATCCAGGACCTGACCACGGTGCACGTGAGCGACGGCGGTCAGGGCACGAGCATCGGTGACGACGTGGTGATCGGCCATCGCGCCTTGATCCACGACTGCCGTATCGACGCTCTCGCTCTGATCGGCATGGGCTGCGTCATCCTGGATGGGGCGCATATCGGCCGTGGCGCCGTCGTGGCCGCCGGCGCCGTCATCCTTTCCGGCCAGGTGGTACCCCCCCTCGCCGTGGTGGCAGGCGTCCCGGCGACGGTGCGGAAGATCCTGCCGGAGGCGAGCCTGGAAGACCGCCGCCGCCACGCGCTCCACTACGTGGAGCTCTCCCGCCGCTACCTCCGAGGCGAGTGCGCGCCGCTCGCCTGAAGTGGCCCGGCTCATGCCACCAGCATCTTCGACCCCTGTCGCGAGAGAGGCTCATGACGCTTGGAAGCGCGAAGCTCCTCTTCCTTCCCCTGCTCTGGCTCGTAGCCTGTCAACCTGCACGAGTGCCCGCGCCTTCGCCGGGGCCGGCGTCGCCCGCCACGACCGGGGCCCCCGCCACGCCTCCGGCTGCGACACCCGCCCCAGGAGGCGCCGCCGCTCCGACCCCGAAGAGCGGCAGCGCCAAGGCACCCCGGGAGGACGCCTCCCCGGGGCCGGAGGCGAAGATCGGTGTACTGGCTCCCTTCAGCGGACCGTACGCGGGGCATGGCCGGGCCTATCTGGATGGGGTGAATCTTGCCGTGGAGGCCGCGCAGACCGCCGGCGGGAAGGCGGTGGCGGTGGTGCCGGCGGACGACAAGGCCTTGCCCGAGGGGGCGCTCATAGCGGTGCGCCGTCTGGACGAGGCCGAGAAGGTGAACTGCATCGTCGGCGGCTTCGTTGGCGGCCCCACCTGGGTGGCGGCGCTGGAGTGCAACTGGCGCGGGGTGCCCTTCCTGGCCAATGTGGCCCACGAGCCGGAGCTGGGCAGCATCGGCCCTTGGATCTTCCATGAGGGAGCGCCGCCGGCGCGCACCGCCCAGGCGGCGGCGGAGCTGGCGACGTTCGAGCTGCGGCTCTTCCGCGCCGCGCTCCTCTTCCCGCAAGAAGGGGAGGGCCGGCTGCAGGCGAGCGAGTTCTCCGCCCGCATCGCCGCCCTCGGCGGACGCATCGTCGCCTCCGAGGCCTTCGCCCCAGGAACGACGGATTTCACCGCTCCCGTCCGCCGGCTGGCCGGCGCCAATCCCGACGTGCTCTACCTGCCCATCGATACCGAGACGATGCGCCTCGTCCTGCCGGCACTTGTGGTCGAAGGTTTGGAAGCCCGGCTCATCGGCGTCGCCGCTTGGAACAGCAGCCGCTTCCTCTCTCAGTGCGGCGGCGATCTCGAAGGGGCCCTGGTGCCGGACACCGAGCTGGGCGGTGAAGATCGGGCTGCTCTCGGTCGCTTCGAAAGCGCCTACCGCGCCCGCCACGGGGAGGCGCCGTCGCGCTTCGCCGCCGCCGGGTACATCGCGGGGCAGCGCGTTCTGGAGGCGATGGCGGCTCGCGGCAGCGAGCGCGCCGCGCTCCAGGCCGAGCTGGCGGCGCGCACCGCGGCGCGCCGGGCGCAAACGACGGCACCTCGCTTCCTCGTCGTGAAACAAGGCGCGCTCAAGAGCTTCCCCACGCCGTAAGACGAGGGCCCTACTCGGGCTCGAGGTCGGAGAGGTCGAACTTCACCCGGATGGGCAGCCAGGCGCCCTGGGGTTCACCGTCGCGGCGCGGCGGCAGCACCTTCCACTTCCGCACCGCTTCCAGCGCCGCCTGTTCGAAGGCTTGAGCCGAACCCCCGGCCGGGACCGTGCCCGATTCCATCACCTGTTCGTCGATGATGTCCCCCGCCGGCGTCACGTAGCAGGCCAGGAGGACGTAGCCCTCGATGCCATGGCTGCGCTCGGTCTCCGGGTAATCCGGCTTCACCGCCTTGAGGATGACGAAGTCCTCCGAGAAGGAGAGCAGCGTGTGCAGCGGCGGGGCGGGCACATGCGGGCTCTCGACGTAGTCCGTCACCTGCGGCTTTTCCTCGGGCTTGGGCTTCTCATTCTGGCGCACCAAGATCGGGTTCGGACCCGGCTGGATCTTGGGTTCATCGAGCACGTGGTACTCCGGAGCTGCCCGCATGCCCTCGCGCCGGCGCTGGTAGAAGAAGGCCTGGATGCTGTTGGGCTCCATGATCTCGAGCTCGAGGAGCGGGTTCGGCCGGCCACGGTAGCCGAGGAGGGGTGGCTGCTCGGCGCGCACGTGCAGCGGCAGGATGATGAAGCTTCCGAGGGCGAAGAGCAGCAAGTGGACGGCGGCGGCGACGAGGAAACCGGCGGAGAGCGAAACGCGGTATTCCCTCTCTCGACGACGTGCGCGATCCGGGCTCATGAACGCGCTCCCGCGCTGCGCTCCGCTGCGAGTATAGGTTACGCCATCGGTGCTATGCTACGCAGAGGACGCGGCTGCAGCGACAGCGGCCGCGAAAGCCATGCCGTCTTCCGAGATCTACCGCCAGCTGCCACCGGTGGAGCGTCTGCTCCAGGAGGAGAGCCTGCGCGAGCCGTTGCGCCGCTTGCCCCGCGCCGTGGTCGTCACCTTGGTGCAGGAGGAAGTGGAGTCTCTCCGTTCCCGGCTCGGGAACGGCAGCGGCACGCTGCCGCAGAGCCGCGAGGAAGCCCAGGCCTGGGTGCTGCGCGCCGTGCACAGGCGGCTCGAGGCCTTGGTGCGCCCGTCGCTGCGTCCGGTGATCAACGCCACTGGCGTCATCTTGCACACCAATCTCGGGCGGGCTCTCCTCGGACGCGGCGCGGTCGAGGCCGTGGTGCAGGCAGCGAGCCGCTACACCAACTTGGAATACGATCTCGAGGCGGGGGAACGCAGCAGTCGTCAGGTCCACGTGGAAGAACTCTTGCGCCGTCTCGTGGGTGCGGAAGCGGCGTTCGTGGTGAACAACAACGCGGCCGCGCTCCTCCTCGCCGTGGACACCTTGGGGCAGGCCGGCGTCGTCGTCTCGCGGGGCGAGCAGGTGGAGATCGGCGACAGCTTCCGCCTGCCCGAAATCCTGCGCAAGAGCGGTGTGCCGATCCACGAAGTGGGCACGACGAACCGGACGACGCCACAAGACTACGAGATGGCCGCCGAGCGGCGGGGGTGCATTCTCCTCAAGGTGCATCGCAGCAACTTCAGCCTCCACGGCTTCACGCGCGACACCAGCGTCGCCGAGCTGGCAGAGGTGGCGCGACGCTGCGCTGCGACCCTGGTCTACGACCTCGGCAGTGGTTGCCTCGAGTCCCTGGAGGCGCACGGCCTGCAGGGCGAGCCCGACGCCCGCAGCGCTCTCGCGGCCGGGGCGCACCTCGTGACCATGAGCGGCGACAAGCTCCTCGGTGGGCCCCAGGCGGGGATCATCGCCGGCGCCGCCGTGGCCGTCGGGGCCCTGCGCCGCAACCCGCTGGCGCGGGCGCTGCGCATCGACAAGTTAACCCTTGCGGCTCTCCAGGCGACTCTGCTTTCATACGCCCACGACGGCGCGCGCGACGTGCCCACAAGACACCTGCTGCTGAGCGAGCCCGCGGTGATCCGCGCCCGGGCGGAACGGGTGTGCGCCGGCCTGCGGCAGAGCCCGCAGGCGACGGTCGAGGTGGCGGCCGGGGAGTCGTCGGTCGGCGGCGGTTCCTTCGCGGATCTACGGCTGCCGTCCTTCGAGGTCCAGCTGCGGCCGCACACGGCGCGCGCCACGGTGATCCTGGCGCGCCTGCGCCGGGGCACTCCGGCCGTGCTGGCCCGCATTCGGGACGATTGCATCGCGCTCGACGCCCGCTGCGTGGCGGATGACGAGGTGGAGCCGCTGATTGGGGCGGTGCAGGCCGCCCTGGCGGCAGGGGGAGGGGACGCATGACCGGCGGGCAGTTGGGCGTCGTCAAACGCCTCCACGATCTCCTTCCCCATCTTGGCCTCGATGCCGAGCACCTGCACGTGCTGCCCCTGGAATGCCCAGCGCACTTGCAGGAATCCGACCTGCAGGCATGGAGTTATGCTTCCGAGTTCACGCCCCTTGTGCAACATCTGTTGCAACTGCGCCCACCAGGCCGTTGTCTGTCGATTGCCGTCTGCGGTGCCGAGGCGGACAACGTGGCCAGGGCGTACACCGCCGTCCAGCTCGCGGTGGGATTCAACCAGCACGGGCTGAAAACCGTGATCGTCGATGCCGAGCTCGAACGGCCCGGGCTCGCGGGTCTCGTGGCCGATCCGCACCAGGAAGGTCTCGTGGACATGGTGCGCTTTGGGCGCTCGTGCCGGGCCCTTCTGCGCCAGCCCGTGCCCGACGGCCCGGCAGTGCTCGGTGTCGGCTCCTTCCCCGTGGATGGGAGCGTGCCCTTCGCCGGCGATGCCTGGCTCGGAATCGTGCATCGCATCGCGTTGCACGCCGAGGTGGCGCTTTTTCCCGCGCCACTCCTGGTGCGCGGCGATGTCAACGGTCTGTTGCGGTCGGTGGAGCAGGTGCTCTACGTACCGCCGGCAGCGGTGACGGAAGCAACCGAGCGCGACGTGGAACGCCTGCGGCGCAGCGCAGCGCGGGTGGCTGGCGTGGTCCTCTGCGCTCCGGTCGAGGCCCGACCGGCACCGGCACGCGCGGCCGCTGGGCCCGAGCGCACGAGCGAGCCGGTAGCGGAAGTCGTGCACCTGCTGGAGGAGCCGCCGGCCGCAGAGGAGTTCGGCTTCATCGAATTGCCACCGGCCGACGCGCCGCCGGTGCGGACGACGTTGGGCGATGCGATCGCGGCCGAGCCGCTCGTGACGCCCGAACCGGAATCGCCTCTCGCTTTCGAGCCGGAGCTCGAAGCCCCGGCTTTCCACCGCGAGCGTCAGAGTCGAACCTCGTCGTTCGACAGCGAGCCGAGCGTCCCGGAGGCCTTCGAAGCCGAACCCGCCGGAAGCGCTTCCGGCTTCGACGC
The nucleotide sequence above comes from Candidatus Krumholzibacteriia bacterium. Encoded proteins:
- a CDS encoding SPOR domain-containing protein, with product MTGGQLGVVKRLHDLLPHLGLDAEHLHVLPLECPAHLQESDLQAWSYASEFTPLVQHLLQLRPPGRCLSIAVCGAEADNVARAYTAVQLAVGFNQHGLKTVIVDAELERPGLAGLVADPHQEGLVDMVRFGRSCRALLRQPVPDGPAVLGVGSFPVDGSVPFAGDAWLGIVHRIALHAEVALFPAPLLVRGDVNGLLRSVEQVLYVPPAAVTEATERDVERLRRSAARVAGVVLCAPVEARPAPARAAAGPERTSEPVAEVVHLLEEPPAAEEFGFIELPPADAPPVRTTLGDAIAAEPLVTPEPESPLAFEPELEAPAFHRERQSRTSSFDSEPSVPEAFEAEPAGSASGFDAAGGAVPRPTQASRAFPPPPAWGEGAGEAGPETSPLADSDLDFEPVGVAGEAKGRGGRHESASRSAATRSAEEANLLRRQLRLDGADFSYSEGKRYSRLPLFLFLALVLTIGGFLGWAFWSQGEINRRARQILAGGGEEPAQTSDGEKKPGDVVPPTEPKPDDEAAAAGADKQPSSGSATGEKTPAPGAGSEQNPPPQGGTTGGSGASTGHPPAGTQTGGGRPAGTESPPKSTEGGSETPTVTQKPPAEPPATSGGGGPAVGSATTVYAVHVASYRKLEQANQDLANLRKHGYEGRAVRTDLESKGIWYRVYVGSYPTKEAAEQARAVIVKLPGYDAFAQVRRIAVP
- a CDS encoding gamma carbonic anhydrase family protein, yielding MLYRFGESEPWLGREVFVAPSATVLGAVRLGSQSSVWFGTVLRGDVGRIEVGERSNIQDLTTVHVSDGGQGTSIGDDVVIGHRALIHDCRIDALALIGMGCVILDGAHIGRGAVVAAGAVILSGQVVPPLAVVAGVPATVRKILPEASLEDRRRHALHYVELSRRYLRGECAPLA
- a CDS encoding ABC transporter substrate-binding protein, producing the protein MTLGSAKLLFLPLLWLVACQPARVPAPSPGPASPATTGAPATPPAATPAPGGAAAPTPKSGSAKAPREDASPGPEAKIGVLAPFSGPYAGHGRAYLDGVNLAVEAAQTAGGKAVAVVPADDKALPEGALIAVRRLDEAEKVNCIVGGFVGGPTWVAALECNWRGVPFLANVAHEPELGSIGPWIFHEGAPPARTAQAAAELATFELRLFRAALLFPQEGEGRLQASEFSARIAALGGRIVASEAFAPGTTDFTAPVRRLAGANPDVLYLPIDTETMRLVLPALVVEGLEARLIGVAAWNSSRFLSQCGGDLEGALVPDTELGGEDRAALGRFESAYRARHGEAPSRFAAAGYIAGQRVLEAMAARGSERAALQAELAARTAARRAQTTAPRFLVVKQGALKSFPTP
- a CDS encoding energy transducer TonB: MSPDRARRREREYRVSLSAGFLVAAAVHLLLFALGSFIILPLHVRAEQPPLLGYRGRPNPLLELEIMEPNSIQAFFYQRRREGMRAAPEYHVLDEPKIQPGPNPILVRQNEKPKPEEKPQVTDYVESPHVPAPPLHTLLSFSEDFVILKAVKPDYPETERSHGIEGYVLLACYVTPAGDIIDEQVMESGTVPAGGSAQAFEQAALEAVRKWKVLPPRRDGEPQGAWLPIRVKFDLSDLEPE
- the selA gene encoding L-seryl-tRNA(Sec) selenium transferase, with the translated sequence MPSSEIYRQLPPVERLLQEESLREPLRRLPRAVVVTLVQEEVESLRSRLGNGSGTLPQSREEAQAWVLRAVHRRLEALVRPSLRPVINATGVILHTNLGRALLGRGAVEAVVQAASRYTNLEYDLEAGERSSRQVHVEELLRRLVGAEAAFVVNNNAAALLLAVDTLGQAGVVVSRGEQVEIGDSFRLPEILRKSGVPIHEVGTTNRTTPQDYEMAAERRGCILLKVHRSNFSLHGFTRDTSVAELAEVARRCAATLVYDLGSGCLESLEAHGLQGEPDARSALAAGAHLVTMSGDKLLGGPQAGIIAGAAVAVGALRRNPLARALRIDKLTLAALQATLLSYAHDGARDVPTRHLLLSEPAVIRARAERVCAGLRQSPQATVEVAAGESSVGGGSFADLRLPSFEVQLRPHTARATVILARLRRGTPAVLARIRDDCIALDARCVADDEVEPLIGAVQAALAAGGGDA
- a CDS encoding bifunctional nuclease family protein yields the protein MIRVQVASLAMDQTTHNPVVLLEAPEDKEAGVLPIWIGHPEATAIASQLYGHTFERPLTHDLLRIVIEGLEARVKKVLITELRGNTFFAKIYIARGDEIFAIDARPSDSIALALRAHAPIYVDRELFRRSSRPLNLGKGTPGPEADDDPLRKYLDDPDPPGDLNL